The Clostridium aceticum genomic interval AAGCGTTGGTAGGAGGCATACTAGGTTTTGATCCTGATGATGAAGGAATAAGACATTCCTTTGAAACAGCAGAAAAAAAAGGAATTATCTTTGATTTTGTAGAGGCGGATCTAGGAGAAGTACATCCTAACACAGCAAAAATTATTATATCAAAAGAAAATGGAAGTACTGTTGAAATATTAGGCTCATCTATAGGGGGAGGCAACATTGTAGTAACAGAAATAAATGGCTTAGAATTAGAGTTTACTGGAGAATTTGTTACTATTATTATTTCTCATATAGATAAACCAGGTGTAATTGCTAAGGTTTCTGCCATTTTAGCTGAATATAGCATTAATATTGCTTTTATGAGGGTGTATAGACATGGAAAAGGGGAAAAAGCCTTCATGATTATAGAAACAGATGATGATGTGTCTGAAAAAGTTGTAGGAGATATTAAAAATATTCATGACGTTGCAAATGCCTACTTAGTAAGCATAAAGTAAGTATAAAAAATCAAAGAGGTGAAGGCAATGAATTTTTCAAAGGGAAGTGAGCTACTAGACTTATGTAATGATTCTAATAAAAAAATATCTGAAATTATGTTGGAACGAGAAAAAAAAGCATCTGATTTAACAGAAAAAGAAATCCTAGATAAGATCATGATAAGTTTAGATATTATGAAAGAGTCTGTCCGCAAAGGCTTAACAGAGGATATTAAATCTATTAGCGGATTAATTGGCGGTGATGCAAAAAAGGTTAAAGAGAGAAGCGAAACACATGAATCTGTATGCGGAATAGTGATGAGCAAGGCTATAAGCCGTTCCATGGCGGTGCTAGAGGTAAACGCTGCTATGGGTAAGATTGTAGCGGCTCCTACTGCGGGTTCCAGCGGTATACTACCAGGGACATTGCTTACAATGGGGGAAACTTTTCATCTTTCTGACGAAAAATTAGTAGAAGGCTTATTGACTGCCAGTGCTGTAGGATTAATTATATCAAAAAATGCTACAGTTGCTGGAGCAGAAGGGGGCTGTCAAGCAGAAACTGGCTCCGCTGCTGCAATGGCGGCAGCTGCCATTGTAGAATTAATGGGTGGTTCACCTGAGATGAGTCTTCATGCCGCTGCGATTTGCATTAAAAATATTCTAGGTTTGGCCTGTGACCCTATTGCTGGATTAGTAGAGGTCCCCTGTGAAACAAGAAATGCTATAGGGGCAGCAAATGCTCTCATATCTGCTGAAATGGCTTTAGCTGGTGTCAAGAGTATCATTCCCTTTGACGAAGTTGTAGATGCCATGTATAGAGTGGGAAGATGCTTGCCTATAGAGCTTCGAGAAACAGCACTGGGAGGATTAGCAGCAACACCTACAGGGAAAAAACTACATGAACAGGTTTTTGGAAAAAAATAAGCGAAAATAAGGAGATCTTTCTCCTATTTTCGCTTATTTAATAAACTCTTACTAAACCTATAAGAAGAAGCATGCCTTCCTGAATAAAAACCTCTTCTTCCTCTTTTTCGTTTTACTCTGACGGTGATAACAATAGCCTGCCATAAAACAAACAACACTACAAGAGCAATCAAAAGGTTTGAAGGAATAGCTACTCTTCTTATTAGAGGTTTTACCTCAACATTTTCTTCAGCAATTAAATCAACTTCTCCTAGTACTTCGTCTTCGATAGTATAAAGGACTTTTCCTAAAACATCTCCAATTGCAATAGGAGCTTTGATATCTTCGTTTAGAAGAACTTTTTCATTAATATGAGAAAGTTCCATAGTTTGAGGAACAACAGCATACAAGGTTTCATCAGTATAAAGAGGAATCAAATCTTGTGCACCATTTTCTACAGGTGATTCAATCTTTAGTTGATCTTTTTCAACTAGTTGTATTAGTTGAAAGTTTTCATAACCATAGTCCACTAAACTTCTTGAGTCGGAATAAATATTTACTCCTTCAGCCCCCAATACAACGGCAATAAAACGATGACCATCCTTTATAGAGGAAGTAATCAGACACTGCTGGGCTGCTCGGGTATATCCAGTTTTAATACCATCAATAAGATCATATTGAATATTAGTATATACTCCATTATACAACATTCTATTGGCACTACCAGTACCCCATAAGAATCGATTGGTATTACGATAATATCTAGTCTCAGGAGTAAAGGCTGTAGGTTCCAGACTAAAATTAACTGTTGAAACAGCCTCTCTAAAAGCTTCAAAGGACATGGCATGCTTTCCAATCATGGCTAAATCATAGGCAGTTGTTACATGGCTTTCATCGGGAAGTCCATGAGGATTTGTAAAATGTGTATTTAAGGCGCCTAGCTCCCTGGCTCTTTCATTCATTAACTGGGCAAAGTCTTCTATGGAACCAGAAACAT includes:
- the sdaAB gene encoding L-serine ammonia-lyase, iron-sulfur-dependent subunit beta, coding for MKDYSIFDIVGPNMIGPSSSHTAGACRLGKVAHKIAGGSIKKVTFLLHGSFGKTYRGHGTDKALVGGILGFDPDDEGIRHSFETAEKKGIIFDFVEADLGEVHPNTAKIIISKENGSTVEILGSSIGGGNIVVTEINGLELEFTGEFVTIIISHIDKPGVIAKVSAILAEYSINIAFMRVYRHGKGEKAFMIIETDDDVSEKVVGDIKNIHDVANAYLVSIK
- the sdaAA gene encoding L-serine ammonia-lyase, iron-sulfur-dependent, subunit alpha; translation: MNFSKGSELLDLCNDSNKKISEIMLEREKKASDLTEKEILDKIMISLDIMKESVRKGLTEDIKSISGLIGGDAKKVKERSETHESVCGIVMSKAISRSMAVLEVNAAMGKIVAAPTAGSSGILPGTLLTMGETFHLSDEKLVEGLLTASAVGLIISKNATVAGAEGGCQAETGSAAAMAAAAIVELMGGSPEMSLHAAAICIKNILGLACDPIAGLVEVPCETRNAIGAANALISAEMALAGVKSIIPFDEVVDAMYRVGRCLPIELRETALGGLAATPTGKKLHEQVFGKK
- a CDS encoding D-alanyl-D-alanine carboxypeptidase family protein, which encodes MLKKLNMILLMTFTLLLFTTTSTVYAQPNITAPNAVLLDYTTGKVLFDHNAHEVTYPASTTKVMTAILVLENANLNDVITIQEDTYVDGASAYLLAGESFTVEELLKTLLIRSANDVAEVLAQHVSGSIEDFAQLMNERARELGALNTHFTNPHGLPDESHVTTAYDLAMIGKHAMSFEAFREAVSTVNFSLEPTAFTPETRYYRNTNRFLWGTGSANRMLYNGVYTNIQYDLIDGIKTGYTRAAQQCLITSSIKDGHRFIAVVLGAEGVNIYSDSRSLVDYGYENFQLIQLVEKDQLKIESPVENGAQDLIPLYTDETLYAVVPQTMELSHINEKVLLNEDIKAPIAIGDVLGKVLYTIEDEVLGEVDLIAEENVEVKPLIRRVAIPSNLLIALVVLFVLWQAIVITVRVKRKRGRRGFYSGRHASSYRFSKSLLNKRK